The following coding sequences lie in one Silvibacterium dinghuense genomic window:
- a CDS encoding metal/formaldehyde-sensitive transcriptional repressor codes for MTQADKEKQKLIARIRRIRGQVDAIERSLSSGDDCADVLMLLANIRGGINSLMAEVLEDHIRHHMKAPDKEGTLPVDLAEDLIDLVRAYLK; via the coding sequence ATGACACAGGCAGATAAAGAGAAGCAGAAACTGATTGCGCGTATCCGGAGAATCCGTGGACAGGTGGATGCGATCGAGCGATCGCTTTCCTCAGGCGATGACTGCGCGGATGTGCTGATGCTGCTGGCGAATATCCGCGGCGGGATCAACAGCCTGATGGCCGAGGTGCTGGAGGATCATATTCGCCACCATATGAAGGCCCCGGACAAAGAGGGAACGCTGCCGGTTGACCTGGCCGAGGACCTGATCGATCTGGTGCGGGCTTATCTGAAGTAA
- a CDS encoding carbohydrate porin, translating to MRSALAYICLLTALASPVAQAQSMLPDAPAAQAASHAMLVQARFPLPPGLSFDLAPGADAARQQPEPEPQPSTTFFPHPDDTRYYLAGQANIIFQAHPSFHSPYQGTNSFHGAGEYKTSLLGTLYGGYQPHRNIRYNTDFIVDMESAGGRGMSEALGLAGFTNLDVVRNPNLGTSPYLARGVIKQTFGLTDETIDAERSYFSLPTKVPVRRFVAMIGKMSLPDVFDLNSIGSDSHLQFMNWTVDNNGAWDYAADTRGYTVGGVLEYDDRDWSMRYGIFAMPTVANGIDLDWAFSRARGQNWEFELRRSLIHGRKGTERILAYVNNAHMGDYREAVNAYLTGHDATPNVDAHAHFSAVKYGFTWNNEQEITDHLRLFSRFGWNEGQHESYAYTEVDQTVEVGGDYAGSAWGRAADKAGLTFVSNAIKKDHQNYLAYGGLGFILGDGRLNYGRENIEESYYNLHTWKGLYFALDLQHINNPGYNRDRGPVWVPSVRAHVDF from the coding sequence TTGCGTTCTGCTCTTGCCTACATCTGCCTGCTGACCGCCCTGGCATCGCCGGTCGCTCAGGCTCAGTCCATGTTGCCGGACGCCCCTGCCGCGCAGGCAGCCTCGCACGCCATGCTCGTGCAGGCCCGCTTTCCGCTGCCTCCCGGACTGTCCTTTGATCTCGCGCCCGGCGCGGATGCCGCGCGTCAGCAGCCTGAGCCCGAACCCCAGCCCTCGACCACCTTCTTTCCCCATCCGGACGACACTCGCTATTACCTCGCCGGACAGGCCAACATCATCTTCCAGGCCCATCCCTCGTTCCACTCGCCCTACCAGGGCACGAACAGCTTCCACGGAGCCGGCGAGTACAAGACCTCGCTGCTCGGCACGCTCTACGGCGGCTATCAGCCGCACCGCAATATCCGCTACAACACCGATTTCATCGTCGACATGGAAAGCGCCGGCGGACGCGGCATGAGCGAAGCCCTCGGCCTGGCCGGCTTCACCAATCTCGACGTGGTGCGCAACCCGAATCTCGGCACCTCGCCCTATCTCGCCCGCGGCGTCATCAAGCAGACCTTCGGCCTCACCGATGAGACCATCGATGCCGAGCGCAGCTATTTCTCCCTGCCCACCAAGGTGCCGGTGCGCCGCTTTGTGGCGATGATCGGCAAGATGAGCCTGCCCGATGTCTTCGACCTCAACTCCATCGGCAGCGACAGCCATCTGCAGTTCATGAACTGGACCGTGGACAACAACGGTGCATGGGACTACGCCGCCGATACGCGCGGCTATACCGTCGGCGGCGTGCTCGAATACGACGACCGCGACTGGAGCATGCGTTACGGCATCTTTGCCATGCCCACCGTCGCCAACGGCATCGATCTCGACTGGGCCTTCTCGCGCGCCCGCGGGCAGAACTGGGAGTTCGAGCTGCGGCGCTCGCTGATCCACGGCCGCAAGGGTACCGAGCGCATCCTCGCCTACGTGAACAACGCCCACATGGGTGACTACCGCGAGGCGGTGAACGCCTACCTCACCGGTCACGACGCCACACCCAACGTCGACGCCCACGCCCACTTCAGCGCAGTGAAGTACGGCTTTACCTGGAACAACGAGCAGGAGATCACCGACCACCTGCGCCTCTTCAGCCGCTTCGGCTGGAACGAGGGCCAGCATGAGTCCTACGCCTACACCGAGGTCGACCAGACCGTCGAAGTCGGCGGCGACTACGCGGGCAGCGCCTGGGGACGCGCCGCGGACAAGGCCGGCCTCACCTTCGTCAGCAACGCCATCAAGAAGGATCACCAGAACTACCTGGCCTACGGCGGACTCGGCTTCATCCTCGGCGACGGCAGACTGAACTACGGCCGCGAAAACATCGAAGAGAGCTACTACAACCTGCACACCTGGAAGGGCCTCTACTTCGCCCTCGACCTGCAGCACATCAACAACCCCGGCTACAACCGTGACCGCGGCCCGGTCTGGGTCCCCTCCGTCCGCGCCCACGTCGACTTCTAA
- the rpiA gene encoding ribose 5-phosphate isomerase A: protein MSSSSPQDSARTAVPHDPAEAAKRKAAAYAAAQVQDGMAVGLGSGTTSKLVIDEVGRRVKEGLRIKAIATSIQSHHQAVALGIPITNFAETPRLDLAVDGADEVQRGSLSLIKGHGGALLREKLVEIIADRLLIAVDPRKIVDVLGSVFQVPVEVVPFGWESTAKRLRDLGFAPELRVHEDGKPYITDGQHYILHCDLPGSGLSPEDAAEAFNRTVGVVEHGLFLGMTSQVVIGSAEGIEILDPAR, encoded by the coding sequence ATGAGTTCTTCTTCTCCGCAAGATTCTGCCCGGACAGCTGTTCCGCACGATCCCGCCGAGGCGGCCAAACGCAAGGCCGCCGCTTATGCCGCTGCCCAGGTTCAAGACGGCATGGCCGTCGGCCTCGGTTCCGGCACTACCTCCAAGCTGGTCATCGACGAGGTGGGTCGCCGCGTCAAGGAAGGTCTGCGCATCAAGGCGATTGCTACCTCCATCCAGTCGCATCACCAGGCCGTCGCGCTGGGCATTCCCATTACGAATTTTGCCGAGACTCCCCGCCTGGACCTTGCTGTGGACGGGGCGGACGAGGTGCAGCGTGGCAGCCTGTCGCTCATCAAGGGACATGGCGGCGCGCTGCTGCGCGAGAAGCTGGTCGAGATTATTGCGGATCGCCTGCTGATTGCGGTCGATCCGCGCAAGATTGTGGATGTTCTCGGTTCGGTCTTCCAGGTTCCTGTCGAGGTCGTTCCCTTTGGATGGGAATCGACGGCCAAGCGCCTCCGCGACCTGGGTTTTGCTCCCGAGCTGCGTGTGCACGAGGACGGCAAGCCCTACATCACCGACGGCCAGCACTACATCCTGCACTGCGATCTGCCCGGCTCCGGGCTTTCCCCTGAGGACGCAGCCGAGGCCTTCAACCGCACGGTGGGTGTGGTGGAGCATGGCCTTTTCCTCGGCATGACCAGCCAGGTGGTGATCGGCAGTGCCGAGGGGATTGAGATCCTCGATCCGGCTCGATAG
- a CDS encoding quinone oxidoreductase family protein, whose amino-acid sequence MNAAVVTSFAAPPRYTSFPDPVPQPGESLVTITAAGLHPIVKALASGTHYGSTGELPFVPGIDGAGRLEDGTRVYFGVARSPYGTFAERGLAGGPILLPIPDGVDDVTAAGIANPGMSSWAALKARAGFSAGESVLVLGATGVAGQMSVQIAKRLGARRVVAAGRNPAALEKLKSLGADAVISLEQPQEALVAAFREEYAGAGIDVVLDYLWGQPAEALLAAIAQKGLRSASGRLRYVQIGSSAGGSITLPAATLRSSKLELLGSGFGSASLEELVTSIRDFFATAAVQPYSFEVKAVPLSEVEALWNAKEQATRLVFVP is encoded by the coding sequence ATGAATGCCGCTGTTGTTACTTCTTTCGCTGCTCCGCCCCGCTACACCAGCTTTCCTGACCCGGTGCCGCAGCCTGGTGAATCGCTGGTTACGATCACCGCTGCCGGTCTTCACCCCATTGTGAAGGCGCTGGCCAGCGGTACTCACTATGGCAGCACGGGGGAACTGCCCTTTGTGCCTGGCATTGACGGCGCCGGCCGCCTGGAAGACGGCACCCGGGTCTATTTCGGCGTGGCACGGAGTCCTTATGGGACCTTCGCGGAACGCGGCCTGGCGGGCGGTCCGATTCTTTTGCCCATCCCGGATGGGGTGGATGACGTAACCGCGGCCGGGATTGCGAATCCCGGCATGTCTTCCTGGGCGGCATTGAAGGCGCGTGCGGGGTTTTCCGCCGGTGAGAGTGTGCTGGTGCTGGGCGCTACCGGTGTGGCCGGGCAGATGTCCGTCCAGATTGCGAAGCGCCTTGGAGCCCGGCGCGTGGTCGCCGCCGGGCGCAACCCTGCGGCGCTCGAGAAGCTCAAGAGCCTGGGCGCCGATGCGGTGATTTCTCTGGAGCAGCCGCAGGAGGCGCTCGTTGCCGCATTCCGCGAGGAGTATGCCGGCGCGGGCATCGACGTGGTCCTCGATTACCTCTGGGGACAGCCGGCCGAAGCGCTGCTCGCCGCGATTGCGCAGAAGGGGCTGCGCAGTGCGAGCGGCCGCCTGCGCTATGTCCAGATCGGTTCGAGCGCCGGGGGCAGCATCACGCTGCCAGCCGCCACGCTGCGCAGCTCGAAGCTCGAGCTGCTGGGCAGCGGCTTCGGCAGCGCCTCGCTCGAGGAACTGGTGACGTCGATCCGGGATTTCTTTGCGACGGCGGCGGTTCAACCCTACAGCTTCGAGGTGAAGGCCGTACCGCTCAGCGAGGTCGAAGCCCTCTGGAATGCGAAGGAGCAGGCTACGCGGCTGGTCTTTGTCCCTTGA
- a CDS encoding glycoside hydrolase family 30 protein, translating to MAAAVAARNGHAQTLPAAVGKVTWISTTENAPWQTRALREPGWRWDTLDLLVSDSPAGPVMQGFGGCFNELGWTSLALISDADRETVLTELFAPDKGASLNLCRMPVGANDFSRGWYAYDETPGDFSLEHFSLANDHETLVPFIRAAKQQNPHLRLWASPWSPPTWMKKNGHYAEAMPFPGWPANNIRPDQVGHEGEDMFLQEERYFDAYARYFGKFIDGYRALGIDIETVMPQNEFNSAQAFPSCTWTPEGLARFLRHLGPEMQKRGVSVFFGTLERGNPELLNRTLADPEAARWVRGVGIQWAGKDAIAAIHRTHPELTLYQSEQECGDGKNDWSYATYCWDLMRHYLADGATGYMYWNISLLPGGASHWGWPQNSLLTVNPADRSYHWNHEYYLLKHASHFVKPGARRLDLDGTMNDALAYANPDGSVIVLLRNASAQERPVDLVIRGERIAGMMPADSFNSVRIAAAQG from the coding sequence GTGGCCGCCGCAGTGGCAGCTCGCAATGGACACGCGCAAACCCTGCCTGCCGCGGTAGGCAAGGTCACTTGGATCAGCACCACCGAAAATGCTCCCTGGCAGACACGCGCACTGCGTGAACCAGGCTGGCGGTGGGACACGCTGGATCTTCTGGTCAGCGACTCGCCCGCAGGCCCGGTGATGCAGGGCTTCGGCGGGTGCTTCAACGAGCTGGGCTGGACCTCGCTGGCCTTGATCAGCGACGCGGATCGCGAGACCGTCCTCACCGAGCTCTTTGCCCCGGATAAGGGCGCAAGTCTCAACCTCTGCCGCATGCCGGTAGGCGCAAACGACTTCTCGCGCGGATGGTATGCCTACGACGAGACGCCCGGCGACTTCTCGCTCGAACACTTCAGCCTCGCCAACGATCACGAAACGCTGGTGCCCTTTATTCGCGCAGCCAAGCAGCAGAACCCGCACCTGCGCCTGTGGGCTTCGCCGTGGAGCCCGCCCACATGGATGAAGAAAAACGGCCACTATGCCGAAGCCATGCCCTTCCCCGGCTGGCCCGCAAACAACATTCGTCCCGATCAGGTCGGACATGAAGGCGAAGACATGTTCCTCCAGGAGGAGCGCTACTTCGACGCCTACGCCCGCTACTTCGGCAAATTCATCGATGGCTACCGCGCGCTCGGCATCGACATTGAGACCGTCATGCCGCAGAACGAATTCAATTCCGCGCAGGCATTCCCCAGCTGTACCTGGACGCCCGAAGGCCTCGCACGCTTCCTCCGCCATCTTGGCCCGGAGATGCAGAAGCGCGGCGTGAGCGTCTTCTTCGGCACCCTCGAACGCGGCAATCCCGAGCTCCTCAATCGCACCCTCGCCGATCCCGAGGCCGCGCGCTGGGTGCGCGGCGTAGGCATTCAGTGGGCCGGCAAGGATGCGATCGCAGCCATCCATCGCACCCATCCGGAACTTACGCTCTACCAGTCCGAGCAGGAATGCGGCGATGGCAAAAATGACTGGAGCTATGCGACCTACTGCTGGGATCTGATGCGGCATTACCTCGCCGACGGCGCAACCGGCTACATGTACTGGAACATCTCTCTGCTGCCCGGAGGCGCAAGCCACTGGGGCTGGCCGCAGAATTCCCTGCTGACGGTAAACCCCGCAGACCGCAGCTACCACTGGAACCACGAGTACTATCTGCTCAAGCACGCCAGCCACTTCGTAAAGCCGGGCGCACGCAGGCTCGATCTCGACGGCACCATGAACGACGCACTGGCGTATGCAAACCCCGACGGCAGCGTGATCGTTCTGCTGAGGAACGCAAGCGCCCAGGAACGGCCTGTAGACCTGGTGATCCGCGGAGAGCGCATCGCCGGCATGATGCCGGCCGACTCTTTCAACTCCGTGCGGATCGCAGCAGCGCAGGGCTGA